In Desulfobacterales bacterium, one DNA window encodes the following:
- a CDS encoding YcaO-like family protein, with protein MKKNIELKDAFKQYTIDQDKILPPEETVKRFKEKLKLCNLDILEQTIRIDNGRLDIPIFFSICGKDALSITGTKKQMGKGATPQQSEASAVMELAERFSFFSFCKNPKNFIIDTYLNVAESAIPFEMVAQSVHDDSDERMVTRSIFENLPLKWTRGFNLTRGKEVLIPFDWFFMINEFNGPCAGNCVEEAISQGVCEIVERHVSSIISQNRLQVPIIDPKSATDPLIRNMLEKYDRNGITLHLSDFSLDMGIPTVGALAYDLSTYPQKSEIVWTAGTTPSPQKALSRALTEVAQLAGDFNSSSNYVASGLPKFKTLTDAEYITHEKKIININDLPDLSNNNIKVEIQNCIAALKTKGMDVIVVDTMHSLLEIPAFYTIIPGAHFRERALGTSVGLFSAKLLAESRPPQEALHELLKIERLLPRKYYIKFYIGSCYRSLGKLDAAITYYRQALDLDPIPQDLVSIYSYLGLCLKDMGEYRKALTVLKEGEKIDKERTDIYNLVGFCHFKLKEYELAIDSFKKVVQLNPASAIDYANIASNYRDMGDPEKAIRYYELALALDPSIEFARENLVKIQRQS; from the coding sequence ATGAAAAAAAACATCGAGCTTAAAGACGCTTTTAAACAATACACAATCGATCAGGACAAAATCCTGCCGCCCGAAGAAACGGTCAAACGGTTTAAGGAAAAGCTTAAATTATGCAATCTTGATATCTTGGAGCAGACCATCCGGATCGACAACGGTCGTCTGGACATCCCGATTTTTTTTAGTATTTGCGGTAAGGATGCCCTATCGATAACCGGAACAAAGAAGCAGATGGGAAAGGGTGCTACCCCGCAGCAATCGGAAGCCAGTGCGGTAATGGAACTGGCAGAAAGATTCAGTTTCTTCAGCTTCTGTAAAAATCCGAAAAATTTTATTATTGATACTTACCTTAATGTTGCAGAAAGCGCTATCCCTTTCGAAATGGTCGCGCAGTCAGTGCATGATGACTCCGATGAACGAATGGTTACCAGATCCATTTTTGAAAATCTGCCGTTGAAATGGACAAGAGGATTCAATCTGACCCGTGGAAAAGAAGTTTTAATCCCGTTTGACTGGTTTTTTATGATAAATGAGTTTAATGGGCCTTGTGCCGGCAATTGTGTCGAAGAAGCAATCAGCCAGGGTGTTTGTGAAATCGTTGAACGGCACGTATCCTCGATAATCAGCCAAAATCGTTTGCAGGTTCCGATCATCGATCCGAAATCTGCAACTGACCCCCTGATCCGCAATATGTTAGAAAAATATGACCGCAACGGGATAACCCTCCATCTTTCAGATTTTTCGCTGGATATGGGAATCCCCACCGTGGGGGCCCTCGCCTATGATCTCTCGACATATCCTCAAAAAAGTGAAATTGTATGGACCGCTGGCACAACGCCGAGCCCTCAAAAGGCTTTAAGCCGTGCCTTGACTGAAGTGGCCCAGTTAGCCGGTGATTTTAACAGCAGCTCAAATTACGTGGCCAGCGGACTTCCTAAGTTCAAAACCCTCACAGACGCCGAATACATCACCCATGAAAAAAAAATAATAAATATCAACGACCTGCCGGACCTTTCCAACAATAACATCAAAGTTGAAATCCAAAACTGTATCGCCGCCCTTAAAACAAAAGGCATGGATGTAATCGTCGTTGATACCATGCATTCTTTGCTTGAAATTCCGGCCTTTTACACCATTATCCCCGGAGCCCATTTCAGGGAGCGGGCATTGGGAACCAGCGTGGGACTCTTCTCCGCCAAGCTTTTGGCCGAAAGCAGGCCGCCCCAGGAAGCCTTGCATGAGCTTTTAAAAATCGAACGGTTGCTTCCCCGAAAATATTATATCAAGTTTTATATCGGGTCATGTTACCGTTCCCTGGGAAAGTTGGATGCTGCCATAACATATTATCGTCAGGCGCTCGACCTTGACCCCATACCGCAGGATCTTGTCAGTATCTATTCCTATTTGGGGCTCTGTTTAAAAGATATGGGTGAATACCGCAAGGCATTGACGGTGCTCAAAGAGGGAGAAAAAATCGACAAAGAACGAACTGATATTTATAACCTGGTGGGTTTCTGCCACTTTAAGTTGAAAGAATATGAGCTCGCAATCGATAGTTTTAAAAAAGTGGTACAGCTTAACCCTGCCTCAGCTATCGATTACGCCAATATTGCTTCAAATTATCGTGATATGGGAGATCCGGAAAAAGCCATCCGCTATTATGAACTCGCGTTAGCCCTTGATCCTTCGATTGAATTTGCGAGAGAAAACCTCGTTAAAATACAGCGTCAATCTTGA
- the hisB gene encoding imidazoleglycerol-phosphate dehydratase HisB has product MKRSAAVERKTKETEISLELKINGSGTHKISTGIPFFDHMLTLFAVHGFFDLTVKARGDLEVDSHHTVEDVGLVLGEALDKALGDRKGIKRYGHASTPMDDALTNVSIDLSKRPYLVCHVLDTKGTGAVFGITLAREFFRAFATRSGMNLHINVVYGENEHHIIESMFKSTARALDQATAIDDRLKDVRSSKGVL; this is encoded by the coding sequence ATGAAACGTTCTGCCGCAGTCGAACGAAAGACAAAAGAAACTGAAATTTCCCTTGAACTGAAAATAAATGGGTCGGGAACCCATAAAATATCCACCGGAATTCCCTTTTTTGACCACATGCTCACACTCTTTGCGGTTCATGGTTTTTTTGATCTTACAGTAAAAGCCAGGGGTGATTTGGAAGTTGATTCTCATCATACGGTTGAAGACGTGGGCCTGGTTTTAGGTGAGGCGCTTGATAAGGCATTAGGGGATCGCAAAGGAATCAAACGCTACGGGCATGCATCGACACCGATGGATGACGCGCTCACCAACGTGAGTATCGATTTGTCTAAAAGACCGTATCTGGTTTGTCATGTTTTGGACACCAAGGGGACGGGTGCGGTTTTTGGCATTACCCTTGCCAGAGAATTTTTCAGGGCTTTTGCCACGCGAAGCGGTATGAACTTACATATTAATGTTGTTTATGGTGAGAATGAACACCATATCATTGAATCCATGTTCAAATCGACCGCCCGGGCACTGGATCAGGCGACCGCGATTGATGACCGCTTGAAAGATGTCCGGTCTTCAAAAGGGGTCTTGTAA